Proteins from a single region of Hypomesus transpacificus isolate Combined female chromosome 9, fHypTra1, whole genome shotgun sequence:
- the cidec gene encoding cell death activator CIDE-3: protein MTLNYAMKSFSLLSPTSLSKRVTDGVSASASMTQQLLTARTAPAKPFRVTIFDRSVKKGIMAESLQDLINKARDSLQVSCDSVLVLEEDGTGVDTEDFFLTLPNNAALMLLNKGQKWTPSQCSSRLQHRKDVARVTFDLYKNNPKDFIGCMNVKATLYGVYTVSYDVRCYAAKTMFREMLRWTLFTMQTTGHLLLGSSFYIEQMLDEEEQAEKGLALPKSSRIKKLQCALMGKMAQ from the exons ATGACGTTGAATTATGCCATGAAGTCCTTCAGTCTTCTGTCGCCGACTTCTCTTTCTAA GCGTGTGACAGACGGCGTCTCTGCAAGTGCTTCCATGACCCAGCAACTCCTGACGGCCAGGACTGCTCCGGCCAAACCTTTCCGGGTCACCATTTTTGACCGCAGTGTGAAGAAAGGCATCATGGCAGAGAGTCTACAAGACCTCATCAACAAG GCCAGGGACTCTCTGCAGGTGTCCTGCGACAGCGTCCTGGTGCTGGAGGAGGATGGCACCGGGGTCGACACAGAGGACTTCTTCCTGACCCTGCCCAACAATGCTGCCCTCATGCTCCTGAACAAGGGCCAGAAGTGGACTCCTTCACAG TGTTCCAGCAGACTCCAGCACCGAAAAGACGTGGCTCGAGTGACCTTTGATCTGTATAAGAACAACCCGAAAGATTTCATTGGCTGTATGAATGTGAAGGCCACACTGTATGGAGTGTACACAGTGTCCTACGACGTCCGCTGCTATGCTGCCAAGACTATGTTCAG GGAGATGCTCAGGTGGACCTTGTTCACCATGCAGACCACAGGCCACCTCCTGCTAGGCTCTTCCTTCTACATTGAGCAGATGCTGGATGAAGAGGAGCAGGCAGAGAAGGGACTGGCACTGCCTAAGAGCAGTAGGATCAAGAAGCTGCAGTGTGCTCTGATGGGCAAGATGGCCCAGTGA